A genomic window from Gambusia affinis linkage group LG16, SWU_Gaff_1.0, whole genome shotgun sequence includes:
- the LOC122846449 gene encoding leucine-rich repeat and fibronectin type-III domain-containing protein 5-like, with the protein MLTMERLLLCVMLAVSMAVRAQICPKRCVCQILSPNLATLCAKKGLLFVPPNIDRHTVELRLADNFVTSVKRKDFANMTRLVDLTLSRNTISYITPHAFTDLENLRALHLNSNRLTRIGNDTFSGMSKLHHLILNNNQLVLIHQGAFNDLLALEELDLSYNNLDSIPWEAIQRMTSLHTLSLDHNMLEYIPEGTFSLLQKLNRLDVTSNKLQKLPPDPLFQRAQVLATSGEMTPSSFALSFGGNPLHCNCELLWLRRLKREDDLETCATPEHLAGRYFWSISEEEFLCEPPLITRFSHEMRVLEGQRVALRCKARGDPEPAIHWISPEGKLVSNSSRTLVYSNGTLDILISTVKDTGSFTCISSNPAGEAHQTVELVIIKLPHISNNTNNIQEPDPGSSDISTSTRGGANGSNVTGDVKGGVDKRVVTAEARSSTALIKFNFQRNIPGIRMFQIQYNGSQDDSLVYRMIPPSSENFLVNNLAAGTQYDLCVLAIYDDVITSLTATRVVGCVQFTTESEYMRCHFMQSQFLGGTMIIIIGGIIVASVLVFIIILMIRYKVCNPGEGGKGVSMSMTNVHSQTNGQQSHGCTVTPSSSKHGSVGLDDLSAGSKKKSGAAAAGPAEKDTLTQSSECSLPDCSTATSVLSQSWAAGGEDRDKVAEQRPLTGVGSPTAASGSLHKSKRKPAPVQPENRPPPSSPRPPPSSTPTSAPLENLNTNRNNSTSLNKTPPPPFVPSPFSGPLLAPSPVPSMRFRETPVLRRAPRPASSAKYQTLPAEEGGRSRARRRYSLSEEGAKTQSPHQRAGGAKLGRVMRNKRSQSMSGMLLSKEEDGDSEKGRRESDWILESTV; encoded by the exons ATGCTAACCATGGAGAGGCTGTTGCTATGCGTGATGCTGGCGGTTTCCATGGCGGTGCGGGCGCAGATCTGTCCGAAGCGTTGCGTCTGCCAGATCCTGTCACCGAACCTGGCGACGCTCTGCGCCAAGAAGGGTCTGCTGTTTGTGCCGCCAAACATCGACAGGCACACGGTGGAGCTGCGGCTGGCCGACAACTTCGTAACGAG CGTGAAAAGGAAAGACTTTGCAAACATGACGCGGCTGGTGGACCTGACATTATCCAGAAACACCATCTCATACATCACACCTCATGCCTTTACAGACCTAGAAAATCTCCGAGCGCTACACCTCAACAG TAACCGTCTGACGAGGATAGGCAACGACACATTCAGCGGGATGTCAAAGCTTCACCACCTGATCCTCAACAACAACCAGCTGGTGCTGATCCATCAGGGAGCGTTCAACGACCTGCTGGCGCTGGAGGAGCTGGACCTCAGCTACAATAACCTGGACTCTATTCCATGGGAGGCCATTCAG AGAATGACAAGCCTTCATACGCTGAGCTTAGACCACAACATGCTGGAATACATTCCAGAAGGAACCTTTTCCCTCCTGCAGAAACTCAACCGGCTGGACGTCACCTCCAATAAACTGCAGAAGCTCCCGCCAGACCCCCTGTTTCAGCGGGCGCAG GTCCTGGCCACATCAGGGGAGATGACTCCCTCGTCGTTCGCGCTGTCGTTTGGAGGAAATCCTCTCCACTGTAACTGTGAGTTACTCTGGCTGAGGAGGCTGAAGAGGGAGGACGACCTGGAGACCTGCGCCACACCTGAGCACCTGGCTGGCCGATATTTCTGGTCCATCTCTGAGGAGGAGTTCCTCTGTGAGCCGCCGCTCATCACCCGATTCTCCCATGAGATGAGAGTCCTGGAAGGACAGAGAGTCGCTCTCAG GTGTAAGGCAAGAGGTGATCCAGAACCAGCCATTCACTGGATCTCTCCTGAAGGCAAACTGGTGTCCAACTCCTCCAGAACCTTGGTTTACAGCAACGGGACTCTGGACATCCTCATCAGCACTGTGAAAGACACGGGCTCCTTCACCTGCATCTCGTCCAACCCGGCCGGCGAAGCCCACCAAACCGTGGAGCTGGTCATAATCAAACTGCCTCACATCTCCAACAACACCAACAACATCCAAGAACCCGATCCGGGTTCGTCAGACATTTCCACGTCGACCCGAGGCGGCGCCAACGGCAGCAACGTGACGGGCGACGTGAAGGGCGGCGTGGACAAGCGGGTGGTGACGGCCGAGGCCCGGTCGTCCACTGCGCTCATCAAGTTCAACTTCCAGAGGAACATTCCCGGCATCAGGATGTTCCAGATCCAGTACAACGGCAGCCAGGATGACTCGCTGGTTTACAG gATGATTCCTCCATCGAGCGAGAACTTCCTGGTCAACAACCTGGCCGCCGGGACTCAGTACGACCTGTGTGTGCTGGCCATCTACGATGATGTCATCACGTCGCTGACAGCAACGCGAGTGGTGGGCTGCGTGCAGTTCACCACCGAGTCGGAGTACATGCGCTGTCACTTCATGCAGTCCCAGTTCCTCGGCGGGACGATGATCATCATCATCGGAGGGATCATCGTCGCCTCGGTGCTCGTCTTCATCATCATCCTGATGATACGCTACAAG GTTTGTAACCCTGGTGAAGGTGGGAAAGGCGTTTCCATGTCGATGACCAACGTTCACTCGCAGACCAACGGGCAGCAGTCACACGGCTGCACCGTCACTCCCAGCTCCTCCAAACACGGATCAGTTGGGTTGGATGACTTGTCTGCCGGCTCAAAGAAAAAGAGCGGCGCTGCGGCGGCGGGACCCGCGGAGAAGGACACCCTCACTCAGTCGTCTGAATGCTCCCTGCCCGACTGCTCCACTGCCACGTCCGTTCTGAGCCAGAGCTGGGCGGCTGGCGGTGAAGACCGGGACAAAGTGGCCGAGCAGAGACCTCTGACTGGCGTCGGGTCGCCCACCGCCGCCTCCGGGTCCCTGCACAAGTCCAAGAGGAAGCCGGCTCCCGTTCAGCCCGAGAACCGCCCGCCGCCCTCCTCTCCTCGCCCTCCGCCCTCTTCTACCCCGACCTCCGCCCCGCTGGAGAACCTCAACACCAACCGCAACAACTCCACCAGTCTGAACAAAACCCCACCGCCTCCCTTCGTGCCCTCACCGTTCTCCGGGCCCCTGTTGGCCCCCAGCCCGGTTCCTTCCATGCGGTTCAGAGAAACGCCCGTCCTGCGCCGGGCTCCTCGCCCCGCCTCCTCTGCAAAATACCAGACTCTCCCTGCGGAGGAGGGAGGCCGGAGCAGGGCGAGGAGGAGGTACTCGCTCAGCGAAGAAGGCGCAAAAACTCAGTCGCCCCATCAGAGGGCCGGAGGGGCGAAGCTGGGCCGCGTGATGCGGAACAAACGGAGCCAGTCCATGAGCGGGATGCTGCTGTCTAAAGAAGAGGACGGCGACTCGGAGAAAGGGCGCCGCGAGTCGGACTGGATCTTAGAAAGCACAGTTTGA